The following proteins are encoded in a genomic region of Ostrea edulis chromosome 7, xbOstEdul1.1, whole genome shotgun sequence:
- the LOC130048057 gene encoding WAS/WASL-interacting protein family member 3-like: MSRFNPAKIHLSKDMKKAIKIVNSGKPQKKKLKRTTSSARMERTDSRSMLHSGGSKLPSPPPPGGPPVGIPPPPAPPPPTSPGGPPPAPQAPPPAPPAPPPPSVSTGGSNGRAALLGDIRTGMKLKKAVTNDRSAPKV; the protein is encoded by the exons ATGAGTAGATTCAATCCTGCAAAG attcATTTATCCAAAGACATGAAAAAAGCCATAAAAATTGTGAACTCAGGCAAACCACAAAA aaaaaaattaaagagaACAACCTCCTCGGCCAGAATGGAACGAACAGACTCACGATCCATGCTGCACAGTGGTGGATCCAAACTTCCTTCTCCACCCCCTCCTGGTGGGCCCCCAGTGGGGATCCCACCTCCACCAGCTCCTCCACCCCCCACCAGCCCAGGCGGGCCTCCACCAGCTCCACAAGCACCACCACCAGCACCACCCGCCCCACCACCTCCTTCAGTTTCCACTGGTGGTTCAAACGGGAGGGCAGCCCTGCTTGGTGATATTAGGACAGGGATGAAACTGAAGAAAGCGGTAACCAACGACAGGAGTGCTCCTAAGGTGTGA